One window of Candidatus Regiella endosymbiont of Tuberolachnus salignus genomic DNA carries:
- a CDS encoding phage tail assembly protein produces MSKSIAKSPNAVIIDGEEKNKTARSVTLDSPLVHGDTRITDISVRKPLAGALRGVKLQALLETDVDALMIVLPRVTTPSLTQSDIMALDPGDLYRLSVELIYFLLPKSVLSSFQPD; encoded by the coding sequence ATGAGCAAATCGATAGCGAAATCACCGAACGCGGTTATTATCGACGGTGAAGAAAAAAACAAAACCGCGCGCAGCGTCACCTTGGATAGCCCGCTCGTTCACGGGGATACCCGAATTACTGACATCAGCGTACGCAAACCGCTGGCCGGTGCCTTACGCGGGGTAAAATTGCAAGCGTTATTAGAAACCGATGTGGATGCCCTGATGATCGTGCTTCCGCGGGTGACCACGCCGTCGTTGACTCAAAGTGACATCATGGCCTTGGATCCGGGCGATTTGTATCGCCTCAGTGTCGAGCTGATTTATTTTTTGTTACCGAAGTCGGTGCTGTCCAGTTTCCAACCGGATTAA
- a CDS encoding GpE family phage tail protein, producing the protein MADIAMLFHWPPSVMLDMTLTELLDWREKALRRRERRDE; encoded by the coding sequence ATGGCCGACATTGCGATGTTGTTTCACTGGCCGCCCTCCGTGATGCTCGACATGACTTTAACGGAATTACTGGATTGGCGTGAAAAAGCGCTGCGGCGCCGGGAGAGACGGGATGAGTGA
- a CDS encoding ogr/Delta-like zinc finger family protein, whose protein sequence is MMNCPLCQQAAHTRTSFYVSSTTKERYQQCTNINCGHTFITMETFVRSIVKPQNVQSAPPHPAKNAQVGFCFEGGG, encoded by the coding sequence ATGATGAATTGTCCTCTTTGCCAACAAGCCGCCCACACCCGCACCAGCTTCTACGTCTCCAGCACCACCAAAGAACGCTATCAGCAATGCACCAACATCAATTGCGGTCATACCTTTATCACCATGGAAACTTTTGTGCGCTCCATTGTAAAACCACAGAATGTGCAATCAGCGCCGCCCCACCCGGCAAAAAACGCGCAGGTGGGGTTTTGTTTTGAGGGAGGGGGGTGA
- a CDS encoding BrnA antitoxin family protein: MMTEKNISVLFQHDEQVKLRGGCMNKIPEFIRKELALLAAKPENKIDFSDIPATSKEEWQGAVRGKFYRPLKKQLTVRIDADVVEWLKSQGDGYQSRMNCILRGAMLSKIQGE; this comes from the coding sequence ATGATGACGGAGAAGAACATATCCGTATTATTTCAGCACGACGAGCAAGTAAAACTGAGAGGAGGGTGTATGAACAAAATTCCTGAATTTATTCGAAAAGAACTCGCCCTTTTGGCGGCGAAGCCAGAAAACAAAATAGATTTTTCAGATATTCCGGCAACGAGCAAGGAAGAATGGCAAGGTGCTGTAAGGGGGAAATTCTACCGCCCACTGAAAAAACAACTTACCGTGCGTATAGATGCAGACGTCGTAGAATGGCTCAAATCACAAGGGGACGGCTATCAGTCGCGTATGAACTGTATTCTACGGGGAGCTATGTTATCGAAAATTCAGGGCGAGTAA
- a CDS encoding BrnT family toxin: MKFSWDTTKDKNNQCKHGISFTAAKLVFDDPWHITRQDRTEGGELRWQTIGMIDNIALLLVAHTWNDDGEEHIRIISARRASKTERRVYEQNS, encoded by the coding sequence TTGAAATTTTCATGGGATACAACAAAGGACAAAAATAATCAGTGCAAACATGGTATTAGCTTCACAGCCGCCAAGTTAGTATTCGACGATCCGTGGCACATAACACGTCAAGATCGCACTGAAGGGGGCGAATTAAGATGGCAAACTATCGGCATGATCGACAATATTGCACTTTTATTAGTCGCACATACCTGGAATGATGACGGAGAAGAACATATCCGTATTATTTCAGCACGACGAGCAAGTAAAACTGAGAGGAGGGTGTATGAACAAAATTCCTGA
- a CDS encoding phage tail protein, which yields MMMALGLFVFMLTTLPYQEFKHQMAWRHPSNSRVGQRPQSQFLGADDEIITLSGVLYPELTGGRLSLLGLQQMANTGKAWSLVEGNGTLYGLFVIESLSCNKSIFFSDGSARKIEFTLTLKRSDETRQDLLGDLAEQIEALPEKIASSARSLLS from the coding sequence ATGATGATGGCACTAGGATTATTTGTTTTTATGTTAACCACGCTCCCCTATCAAGAATTTAAACATCAGATGGCCTGGCGACACCCGAGCAACAGTCGCGTAGGCCAACGGCCACAAAGCCAATTTCTAGGGGCTGACGATGAAATTATCACCTTAAGTGGGGTGCTCTACCCTGAACTGACCGGGGGACGCCTTTCCTTGCTGGGACTGCAACAGATGGCCAACACCGGCAAAGCCTGGTCGCTTGTCGAAGGCAATGGCACCCTTTATGGCCTGTTTGTTATTGAAAGCCTCAGTTGCAACAAAAGTATTTTTTTCAGTGATGGCAGCGCGCGAAAAATAGAGTTTACCCTGACATTAAAACGGTCCGATGAAACGCGGCAAGACTTATTGGGCGATCTGGCAGAGCAGATTGAGGCGTTGCCTGAGAAGATAGCCAGCAGCGCCAGGTCGTTATTATCATGA
- a CDS encoding phage tail protein, whose translation MNEKFYAVITHQGAAKLANATALGIPLKITHMAVGDGGGSLPTPDPRQTQLINEHRRAALNSLSIDPINPHQLIAEQVIPAADGGWWIREIGLFDHDGTLIALANCPETYKPQIQQGSGRTQTLRMVLIVSSTAAITLKIDPSVVVATRRHVDDKLIEVKAYVDNLLSVHEKSRNHPDASKKEKGFVILSSATDSDSETHAATPKAVKTAYQLARDANNNANTKLTKALNGADIPNKLHFLTHLGISNNLVPVGMPMPWPLEWIPPGYALMVGQTFNTAHYPLLAKAYPNGVIPDMRGWTIKGKPASRKSLSQEQDGNKHHSHHASVASTDLGTKTVSQFDYGTKTSASFDYGTKTTSHFDYGTKGTNIAGAHTHGVPQGHNMDRGNYIYASGDDYTSEVFSWPQSASAGAHSHTVGIGAHHHTVGIGAHHHTVGIGAHNHRVALGAHSHVIHIKGDGNAETTVKNIAFNYILRLA comes from the coding sequence ATGAACGAAAAATTTTATGCTGTCATCACCCATCAGGGCGCCGCCAAACTGGCCAATGCGACGGCATTGGGGATACCGTTAAAAATAACACACATGGCGGTCGGCGACGGTGGGGGGAGCTTACCCACACCCGATCCGCGTCAAACCCAACTTATCAATGAGCACCGCCGCGCGGCGCTCAATTCGCTGAGCATCGACCCCATTAACCCCCATCAACTGATTGCCGAACAAGTGATCCCCGCCGCCGACGGGGGATGGTGGATCCGAGAAATCGGCTTATTTGACCACGACGGGACGCTTATTGCCTTGGCCAATTGCCCCGAAACCTACAAACCGCAAATTCAGCAAGGCAGTGGTCGTACACAAACCTTGCGTATGGTACTGATTGTCAGTAGCACGGCGGCCATCACACTCAAAATCGATCCTTCAGTGGTGGTGGCGACCCGTCGCCATGTGGATGATAAGCTGATTGAAGTCAAAGCCTATGTGGATAATTTACTGTCAGTACATGAAAAATCACGCAACCATCCCGATGCCAGTAAAAAAGAAAAAGGGTTTGTTATTCTCAGCAGTGCTACCGACAGCGACAGTGAAACGCACGCTGCGACCCCCAAAGCAGTCAAGACCGCTTATCAATTAGCCCGTGATGCCAATAACAACGCCAATACTAAACTGACCAAAGCGCTCAATGGCGCAGACATTCCTAATAAACTCCACTTTCTCACCCATTTGGGGATCAGCAATAATCTGGTTCCCGTGGGGATGCCGATGCCTTGGCCACTCGAGTGGATACCGCCCGGCTACGCCTTGATGGTCGGGCAAACTTTCAATACCGCGCACTACCCGTTGTTAGCGAAAGCCTATCCTAACGGGGTTATCCCGGATATGCGTGGCTGGACGATAAAAGGCAAACCGGCCAGTCGTAAGAGTTTGTCGCAAGAACAAGATGGCAATAAACACCATAGCCACCACGCTAGCGTTGCTAGCACTGATCTGGGGACAAAAACAGTCAGTCAGTTCGATTACGGCACGAAAACCAGCGCATCATTTGATTACGGAACAAAAACAACCAGCCACTTTGATTATGGCACCAAAGGAACCAACATCGCCGGTGCCCATACCCACGGTGTTCCGCAGGGACACAATATGGACAGGGGAAACTATATCTATGCCTCAGGGGATGACTATACCAGTGAGGTGTTTTCTTGGCCTCAATCGGCTTCAGCCGGGGCGCACAGTCATACCGTTGGCATTGGCGCACACCATCATACGGTGGGTATTGGCGCACATCACCATACTGTCGGCATTGGCGCGCATAACCACAGGGTTGCTCTCGGTGCTCATTCCCATGTCATTCACATTAAGGGTGACGGTAACGCGGAAACCACCGTAAAAAATATCGCCTTTAACTACATTCTGAGGTTAGCATGA
- a CDS encoding phage major tail tube protein produces the protein MALPRKLKYFNLFNDGDNYQGVVESITLPKLVRQLEAYRGGGMNGSAKIDLGLEEGAIDMEWTLGGVEAQVYRQWGCAKIDGVQLRFAGSLQRDDTGDITQIEVVTRGRHQEIDSGDYKQGDNSQTKIASKNTYYKLTLNHKVIIEIDTLNMIEIVEGVDVLKEHRRAIGL, from the coding sequence ATGGCATTACCACGCAAACTTAAATATTTTAACCTGTTTAACGACGGCGATAATTACCAAGGTGTCGTCGAATCCATTACCTTACCCAAACTGGTACGCCAACTGGAAGCCTATCGCGGGGGCGGCATGAACGGCAGCGCCAAAATTGATCTCGGTCTGGAAGAAGGCGCGATAGACATGGAATGGACGCTGGGCGGCGTCGAAGCCCAAGTGTATCGACAATGGGGCTGTGCCAAAATTGACGGCGTGCAACTGCGCTTCGCCGGCTCTCTGCAACGCGATGATACCGGGGACATCACTCAGATTGAAGTGGTGACACGCGGGCGTCATCAGGAAATTGACAGTGGCGATTACAAACAGGGCGACAACTCCCAAACCAAAATTGCATCCAAAAATACCTATTACAAATTAACCCTTAATCACAAGGTGATCATCGAAATTGACACCCTCAATATGATTGAAATCGTGGAGGGCGTCGACGTGCTCAAAGAACATCGACGTGCCATTGGATTATGA
- a CDS encoding phage tail tape measure protein, giving the protein MSDKQLRLQVVMSAVDKVTRPLKRMQASHHHLATAVKTSRDALKRLNAAGGKLTAFQSLQGTLKKVSTELGSAHLQAQRMAQAMSGVTAPTKKQTNALAAQWKAVSQLEQQQRRETAQLQHYRAQLYRMGISAKDSAGATARLRRETDRYTQRLAQQTRRLKHATDQQQRLTAAKTRYQHIKETRHRVAGTGVSATGASMAMGLPVLTAVKRYSDIEEAMKGVAKQVSGLRDDNGQRTAPFYELQKAIKDAAEQQPLENGAVDFAALVEGGARMGVTQGSSTWQEQKENLLNFAHTAAKAAKAFELPAGELAEDLGTIAGLYKIPIKNIEALGDTLNFLDDNTQSKGADIIEVLKRMGDVADKMDFRQAAALGSAFLSLGAAPEIAASASKAMVRELGIATLKTKDFQAAIQRLGLNAKALQRGIAHDAIGTLQTVLAKIKKLPKDQQLVNMTLIFGKQFGDDATKLGLNSEELSRQLALTRSQKATGSMQRESDIDKDSLSAQWLLFKAGVNNTLSSLGETLRRPLLDSIEKMKAVTDKIRHWVEENPKLAATLMKVAVGLTVVTAGVAALALSLAAVLAPLAVLKFTFSLLGISLLPALSQGVSKIGQVIAGLARASLPLLTTGLRVMGAALMGLLTPIGLAIAALAGTAIALTLYWQPITAFLRRGVEECKQAAASIKAALSSLSGWLAEKGKQLGEGLSAGITSALTPLKRLMDGVSWLLAKLGVLEAKSARLPAVSAAQPALSRPKHYTDPLYHAYKQTYFGQYDQGGAIPRGKWGVVGEKGPEIVTGSAHILSRKKTAALAATAGMMLTGYQASAAPLHPQSLPAAAYRPRAVTPSPYRHVTPVSIHAPIQIIAHAHHRPQDIAREVARQLDQRERQALAKINSRYQDSD; this is encoded by the coding sequence ATGAGTGATAAACAGCTCCGACTTCAGGTGGTGATGAGTGCGGTAGACAAAGTCACCCGCCCGCTCAAACGGATGCAGGCGAGCCATCATCACCTGGCAACGGCGGTAAAAACGTCCCGTGATGCCTTAAAACGGCTGAATGCGGCCGGGGGCAAGCTCACCGCCTTTCAATCACTGCAAGGCACGCTGAAAAAAGTGTCCACTGAATTAGGCAGTGCGCATCTACAAGCCCAGCGGATGGCACAAGCGATGTCAGGGGTCACCGCACCGACGAAAAAACAAACCAACGCGCTAGCAGCTCAATGGAAAGCGGTCAGTCAGCTAGAACAACAACAACGCCGTGAAACCGCCCAATTACAACACTACCGCGCCCAGCTGTACCGGATGGGGATATCGGCCAAAGACAGTGCGGGCGCCACTGCGCGCCTGCGCCGAGAAACGGATCGTTACACGCAGCGCTTAGCGCAACAAACCCGTCGCTTAAAACACGCCACAGACCAGCAACAGCGGCTGACGGCGGCGAAAACCCGTTACCAGCACATCAAAGAGACCCGCCATCGCGTGGCGGGGACGGGGGTTTCGGCCACGGGGGCAAGCATGGCGATGGGGCTGCCGGTGCTCACCGCAGTAAAACGCTATAGTGATATTGAAGAGGCCATGAAAGGGGTGGCCAAACAGGTGAGTGGCTTACGTGACGACAACGGCCAGCGTACCGCGCCATTTTATGAACTGCAAAAAGCCATCAAAGACGCCGCCGAGCAGCAACCGCTCGAAAACGGGGCGGTGGATTTTGCTGCCTTAGTGGAAGGGGGTGCCCGCATGGGCGTTACCCAAGGCAGCAGCACCTGGCAAGAACAAAAAGAGAACCTGCTTAATTTTGCTCACACCGCGGCCAAAGCGGCTAAAGCGTTTGAATTACCGGCGGGGGAACTGGCAGAAGACTTAGGCACCATCGCCGGCTTGTATAAAATCCCGATTAAAAATATCGAAGCTTTGGGCGATACCCTCAATTTTTTGGATGATAACACCCAATCCAAAGGCGCTGATATCATTGAGGTGCTCAAACGCATGGGTGATGTGGCCGATAAAATGGACTTCAGGCAAGCCGCGGCCTTGGGCTCCGCCTTCCTGTCGCTGGGGGCTGCGCCCGAAATTGCCGCCAGTGCCAGCAAAGCGATGGTGCGGGAACTGGGGATCGCCACCCTAAAAACCAAGGACTTTCAAGCGGCGATACAGCGTCTGGGTCTCAATGCAAAAGCCCTGCAACGGGGCATTGCGCATGACGCCATCGGTACCCTGCAAACCGTCCTGGCTAAAATCAAAAAACTGCCCAAAGACCAGCAACTGGTTAACATGACACTGATTTTTGGCAAACAGTTTGGCGATGATGCCACCAAATTGGGACTCAATAGTGAAGAATTGAGCCGCCAACTCGCCTTGACACGCAGTCAAAAAGCCACCGGCTCCATGCAACGCGAATCCGATATCGACAAAGACTCCCTTTCTGCCCAATGGTTATTATTCAAAGCCGGGGTCAACAACACCTTATCCAGTCTCGGTGAAACCTTGCGCAGGCCGCTGCTGGATAGTATTGAAAAAATGAAAGCCGTCACTGACAAAATACGCCATTGGGTAGAAGAAAACCCCAAACTGGCGGCCACCTTGATGAAAGTGGCGGTGGGGCTGACGGTTGTCACCGCAGGTGTAGCGGCGCTCGCCTTATCGCTGGCGGCGGTGTTAGCCCCGCTGGCGGTATTAAAATTCACTTTTTCCCTGCTGGGAATCAGTCTGTTACCGGCGTTATCTCAGGGTGTTAGCAAAATCGGTCAAGTGATTGCGGGGTTAGCACGTGCCTCGCTCCCCTTACTGACAACCGGTCTGCGCGTGATGGGAGCAGCGCTGATGGGGTTACTGACGCCGATAGGACTGGCCATAGCAGCACTGGCGGGTACCGCAATCGCCTTAACGCTTTACTGGCAGCCGATAACCGCATTTTTGCGGCGCGGGGTCGAAGAATGTAAGCAAGCCGCCGCGTCGATCAAGGCAGCGTTATCCTCCCTCTCAGGCTGGCTAGCCGAAAAGGGAAAGCAGCTTGGGGAGGGGTTATCCGCCGGGATCACCTCGGCACTGACGCCACTTAAACGGTTAATGGACGGGGTATCGTGGTTATTAGCAAAATTAGGCGTGCTTGAAGCCAAATCGGCGCGATTGCCCGCGGTTAGCGCAGCACAACCCGCGCTCTCCCGCCCAAAGCATTACACCGATCCCCTCTATCATGCTTATAAACAAACTTACTTCGGGCAATACGATCAGGGCGGGGCGATCCCGCGGGGAAAATGGGGGGTCGTTGGGGAAAAGGGTCCCGAAATCGTCACCGGCTCGGCGCATATCCTCAGCCGCAAAAAAACCGCGGCACTGGCAGCCACCGCAGGCATGATGTTAACCGGCTATCAGGCCAGCGCGGCACCCTTACACCCCCAGAGCTTACCGGCAGCAGCGTATCGCCCTCGTGCAGTCACACCGTCACCTTACCGTCACGTCACTCCGGTGTCGATTCATGCGCCGATACAGATTATTGCGCACGCCCACCACCGCCCTCAGGATATCGCGCGGGAAGTGGCACGCCAGTTAGACCAACGAGAACGGCAGGCGCTCGCCAAAATAAACAGCCGTTATCAAGACAGTGATTAA
- a CDS encoding phage late control D family protein, whose product MIPFDTLPCSGRLHPAYRIDVEGKDITSTLQPRLMSLTLTDNRGFEADQLDLELDDSDGQLTLPRRGVRLSVSLGWQGEALIHKGSFTVDDIEHSGAPDKLTLRGRSADFRDSLTLRREQSYHQVTLGDILTLIAQRNKLTTALNSTLAAITIEHIDQTNESDGHFITRLAEQQGVIAAIKNGKLLFMRPGQGKTARGKPIPAITLTRNQGDSHHFSVADREAYSGVVAHWLNTRGTKKESVNVRRKKDNQREKKGRTLIGTDDNVYLLRHTYATKTNAERAAQAKWQQLQRGVAKFSLQLAQGRADLIPETPINVSGFKAEIDQANWILTTATHTLNDQGFTTALTLEVKIDALDSA is encoded by the coding sequence ATGATCCCTTTCGACACTCTACCGTGCTCAGGTCGCCTACACCCCGCTTATCGCATTGATGTGGAGGGAAAGGATATCACCTCGACCCTGCAACCCCGTCTCATGTCACTCACCCTGACGGATAACCGCGGCTTTGAAGCCGATCAACTCGATCTGGAACTCGATGACAGTGATGGCCAACTCACCTTACCCCGCAGAGGGGTGAGACTCTCGGTGTCATTAGGTTGGCAAGGCGAAGCTCTGATCCACAAAGGCAGCTTTACCGTCGATGACATTGAACACAGCGGCGCCCCGGATAAATTAACCCTGCGGGGGCGCAGTGCCGATTTTAGGGACAGCTTAACCCTTCGTCGTGAACAGTCCTACCATCAAGTCACCCTCGGCGACATCCTCACCCTGATTGCCCAGCGTAATAAACTCACCACAGCGCTAAATAGCACGTTGGCCGCGATAACGATTGAACACATCGACCAAACGAATGAATCCGATGGCCATTTTATCACCCGCTTAGCTGAGCAGCAGGGCGTGATAGCGGCGATAAAAAACGGTAAATTGCTCTTTATGCGGCCAGGCCAAGGAAAAACAGCGCGTGGCAAACCGATCCCTGCCATCACCCTCACGCGCAATCAGGGGGACAGCCATCACTTCAGTGTCGCTGACCGCGAGGCGTACAGTGGGGTGGTGGCGCATTGGCTCAACACTCGCGGCACAAAAAAAGAAAGCGTGAACGTCAGACGGAAAAAAGATAACCAGAGAGAAAAAAAAGGCCGCACGCTGATCGGCACCGATGACAATGTTTACCTGCTGCGTCATACCTATGCGACAAAAACCAATGCAGAGCGGGCGGCACAGGCAAAATGGCAACAACTGCAACGGGGCGTGGCGAAATTCTCTCTTCAGCTTGCCCAAGGTCGGGCTGACCTCATCCCCGAAACCCCGATCAACGTCAGCGGATTTAAAGCGGAAATCGATCAGGCCAACTGGATACTCACGACTGCCACGCACACCTTAAATGACCAGGGTTTTACCACCGCGCTCACCCTGGAAGTCAAAATAGATGCCCTCGATAGCGCCTGA
- a CDS encoding phage tail protein — protein sequence MNPFSFSEHDRLLSLYHYAAETGEYCGQKEVFIPAHTGLPQYCTENAPPPLMEGVVAVFDGEQWKKVDDHRGKRVYHIKTGHAFLMTAIGALDAEITLQKPSSPFDHWNGTGWVLDKDKLAAAARRYRNAFIIATDGLTLIDYSIEDRPLTPEQRGELMAVRAAYKAWPTQANWPLIALPDLPHWLLIEAVNNGYVVPTWPPVHATVA from the coding sequence ATGAATCCCTTTTCTTTTTCAGAGCATGATCGCCTCCTTAGCCTGTATCATTACGCGGCAGAAACCGGAGAATATTGCGGCCAAAAAGAAGTTTTTATCCCGGCGCATACCGGATTACCCCAGTACTGCACCGAAAATGCCCCACCGCCTTTGATGGAGGGGGTTGTTGCGGTATTTGACGGTGAGCAATGGAAAAAAGTGGACGATCATCGCGGGAAAAGGGTTTATCACATCAAAACCGGCCACGCCTTTTTGATGACAGCGATAGGGGCATTAGACGCAGAAATCACCTTGCAAAAGCCCTCGAGCCCCTTTGACCACTGGAACGGCACCGGCTGGGTTCTTGATAAGGATAAACTGGCCGCCGCCGCGCGCCGTTATCGCAATGCCTTTATCATCGCCACTGATGGACTGACGCTGATTGACTACTCTATTGAAGATCGCCCCCTCACGCCTGAACAACGGGGCGAGTTAATGGCAGTACGCGCGGCCTATAAAGCCTGGCCAACGCAAGCAAACTGGCCGTTGATTGCGCTTCCAGACCTGCCGCACTGGCTATTGATTGAAGCCGTCAATAACGGCTATGTGGTGCCGACCTGGCCGCCTGTTCACGCTACGGTAGCGTGA
- a CDS encoding phage tail sheath protein, producing MPPLYHHGVSVQEINEGTRPITPVSTAIVGMVCTADDADVTAFPLNTPVLLTDVLTASGKAGETGTLARALEAIGDQIQPVTVVVRVAQGESEAETTTNIIGGTTPEGRKTGLPALLAAQGQCGVKPRILGVPGHDTPAVATKLLSIAQSLRAFAYLSAYGCKTSDEALNYRKNFNQREAMLIWPDFLSWDTVTKTENTAWATARALGLRAKIDQHTGWHKTLSNVGVNGVTGISADVYWDLQNPATEANILNQHAVTTLIRQDGYRFWGSRTCSDDPLFQFENYTRTAHVLADTLANAHLWAMGKPIHPSLIKDVVEGISATFRALKSAGYLIDGHCWFDDSVNDKDALKAGRLVIDYDYTPVPPLENLTLRQRITDRYLINLAQQGA from the coding sequence ATGCCGCCACTTTATCACCATGGTGTCAGTGTACAAGAAATCAACGAAGGCACCCGCCCCATTACCCCTGTTAGCACCGCCATTGTAGGCATGGTCTGCACCGCTGACGATGCCGATGTCACTGCCTTTCCACTCAATACCCCGGTTCTGCTCACCGATGTGCTCACGGCCAGTGGCAAAGCGGGTGAAACCGGCACCTTAGCCCGTGCGCTCGAGGCCATTGGCGATCAAATTCAGCCGGTTACCGTGGTCGTCCGGGTGGCACAAGGGGAAAGTGAGGCCGAAACCACCACCAATATCATTGGCGGCACCACCCCTGAGGGGCGCAAAACCGGCCTGCCCGCCCTGCTCGCTGCCCAAGGTCAATGTGGCGTCAAACCGCGTATTCTCGGTGTGCCGGGGCATGATACCCCCGCCGTAGCAACGAAATTGTTGTCCATTGCGCAGAGCCTGCGCGCATTCGCTTACCTCAGTGCCTATGGCTGCAAAACGAGCGATGAGGCACTGAACTACCGCAAAAATTTTAATCAACGTGAAGCCATGTTGATTTGGCCGGATTTTCTCAGCTGGGATACGGTGACCAAGACAGAAAACACCGCCTGGGCAACCGCACGGGCGCTCGGTCTGCGCGCGAAAATTGACCAACACACCGGCTGGCATAAAACCCTCTCCAACGTCGGTGTTAACGGGGTGACCGGCATTTCAGCCGATGTCTATTGGGATCTGCAAAACCCCGCCACCGAGGCCAATATATTGAATCAACATGCCGTTACCACGCTGATCCGCCAAGACGGCTACCGCTTTTGGGGCTCGCGTACCTGCTCCGATGATCCGCTGTTTCAGTTTGAAAACTACACCCGCACCGCGCACGTGCTGGCCGATACCTTAGCGAACGCTCATCTGTGGGCGATGGGCAAACCGATCCACCCCTCCTTAATCAAGGATGTGGTCGAAGGCATCAGCGCCACCTTTCGGGCGCTAAAATCGGCGGGGTATCTTATCGACGGCCACTGCTGGTTTGATGACAGCGTCAATGACAAAGATGCCCTCAAAGCCGGCAGATTGGTGATTGATTACGATTACACGCCGGTGCCGCCGTTAGAAAATCTAACATTGCGGCAACGTATTACTGATCGTTATCTTATCAACTTGGCACAACAGGGCGCGTAA